Proteins from one Ranitomeya variabilis isolate aRanVar5 chromosome 1, aRanVar5.hap1, whole genome shotgun sequence genomic window:
- the LOC143793530 gene encoding uncharacterized protein LOC143793530 isoform X2, giving the protein MTPRMDEDRDETTRRLFHFALEIVSLLSGEDYTLVRKTPGDGVTPIIHLQESGGRSPGPITEPPPHSLLHERNKKILELSNKMIELLSGEVPIRCQDVAVYLSMEEWEYLEGHQDRYQDVMMEELRPLTPREGSRKRNPSKRCLQPLYSQDSPEENCDIPEDHQEEELTIIKVEEIEVEDEEEEEMNDGKEENLADVTTENSSKNSKGNIMSLPNYKREDEDAIQESFITFNVHAGEKPYSCSECGKCFRDKSSLVIHIRIHTGEKPFSCSQCGKCFISNARLRDHHKSHTGKKPFSCLECGKCFRDKSSLLIHKRIHTGEKPFSCSECGKCFTYKSAVVKHKRTHTGEKPFSCSLCQKSFTDQSDFVKHERGHTSAKIYCSECGKCFAHKSSLVKHQRLHTGDKLYSCSECGKRFISKSILLKHQRFHTGEKPFSCSHCGKCFAQKSDLVRHQRSHTGEKPFSCLECGKCFRNKSNLVIHERIHTGKKPYSCSECGKCFTQKTELVTHQRTHTGEKPYSCTECGSCFSVKSDLVKHQKIHTGEKIYSCSECGKCFISKSNLGRHERVHTGEKPFPCKECGKCFTSKSDLITHQRIHTGEKPYSCSQCAKCFTDKSYLIKHERIHTGEKPYSCSHCGKCFTVKSDLVKHERIHTGEKPYSCLECLKSFKVKSDLVKHQRIHTRVKPYSCSECGKCFISKVKLLNHEKSHTLEFF; this is encoded by the exons gattacacactagtgaggaagacaccgggggacggtgtgactcccatcatccatctccaggagtcaggagggcggagcccgggccccatcacagagcctcccccgcactccctgctacatgagaggaacaagaagatcctggagctcagcaacaagatgattgagctgctgagcggagag gttcctataaggtgtcaggacgtcgctgtctatctctccatggaggagtgggagtatctagaaggacaccaggatcggtaccaggacgtgatgatggaggagctccggcctcttacaccacgag AAGGATCCAGGAAGCGAAATCCATCAAAGAGATGTCTCCAACCCTTGTATTCCCAGGACAGTCCAGAGGAGAATTGCGATATCCCGgaagatcatcag GAGGAAGAGCTAACAATTATTAAGGTGGAAGAAATAGAAGTAGAAGACGAAGAAGAAGAAGAGATGAATGATGGAAAAGAGGAAAATCTAGCAGATGTTACCACTG AAAATTCCAGTAAGAATTCAAAAGGAAATATAATGTCATTGCCCAATTATAAAAGAGAAGATGAAGATGCCATACAAGAAAGCTTCATTACCTTTAATGTACATgcaggagagaagccatactcatgttcagaatgtgggaaatgttttagagataaatcaagtcttgttattCATATACGAatccatacaggagagaagccattttcatgttcacaatgtgggaaatgctttatttCTAATGCCAGACTTCGAGATCATCACAAAAGTCACACAGGAAAAAAGCCAttctcctgtttagaatgtgggaaatgttttagagataAATCAAGTCTTCTTATACataaaagaattcacacaggggagaaacccttctcctgttcagaatgtgggaaatgctttacataTAAATCAGCCGTAGTTAAACATAAAcgaacacacacaggggagaaaccattttcatgttcattgTGTCAAAAGTCCTTTACAGATCAATCAGATTTTGTTAAGCATGAGAGAGGTCACACCTCTGCAAAAATTtattgttcagaatgtggaaaatgttttgcacataaatcaAGCCTTGTTAAACACCAGCGACTTCATACAGGAGATAAgctgtattcatgttcagaatgtggaaaacgttttaTAAGTAAATCGATTCTTCTTAAACATCAGAGAtttcacacaggcgagaagccattttcgtgttcacattgtgggaaatgttttgcacaaaaatcagatcttgttagacaccagagaagtcacacaggagaaaagccattttcatgtttagaatgtgggaaatgttttagaaacAAGTCAAatcttgttatacatgagagaattcacactggaaagaagccatattcatgttcagaatgtggaaaatgttttacacagaaaacaGAACtggttacacaccagagaactcacacaggggagaaaccctaTTCATGCACTGAATGTGGGAGTTGTTTTAGTGTTAAATcagatcttgttaaacatcagaaaattcacacaggagagaagatttattcatgttcagaatgtgggaaatgttttataagtaaatcaaatcttggtagacatgagagagttcacacaggggagaagccatttccatgtaaagaatgtgggaagtgttttaccaGTAAATCAGATCtcattacacatcagagaattcacacaggggagaaaccatactCATGTTCACAATGTGCTAAgtgttttacagataaatcataTCTTATTAAACATGAGAGAATCCATACcggggagaaaccatattcatgttcacaTTGTGGGAAGTGCTTTACTGTTAAATCAGATCTAGTTAAACAcgagagaattcatacaggagaaaagccatattcatgtttagaatgtttGAAGTCTTTTAAAGTTAAATcagatcttgttaaacatcagagaattcacacaagagtgaagccgtattcatgttcagaatgtggtaaatgttttatttCTAAAGTCAAACTTTTAAATCACGAGAAAAGTCACACACTGGAGTTCTTTTGA
- the LOC143793530 gene encoding uncharacterized protein LOC143793530 isoform X1: protein MTPRMDEDRDETTRRLFHLALEIVSLLSGEDYTLVRKTPGDGVTPIIHLQESGGRSPGPITEPPPHSLLHERNKKILELSNKMIELLSGEVPIRCQDVAVYLSMEEWEYLEGHQDRYQDVMMEELRPLTPREGSRKRNPSKRCLQPLYSQDSPEENCDIPEDHQEEELTIIKVEEIEVEDEEEEEMNDGKEENLADVTTENSSKNSKGNIMSLPNYKREDEDAIQESFITFNVHAGEKPYSCSECGKCFRDKSSLVIHIRIHTGEKPFSCSQCGKCFISNARLRDHHKSHTGKKPFSCLECGKCFRDKSSLLIHKRIHTGEKPFSCSECGKCFTYKSAVVKHKRTHTGEKPFSCSLCQKSFTDQSDFVKHERGHTSAKIYCSECGKCFAHKSSLVKHQRLHTGDKLYSCSECGKRFISKSILLKHQRFHTGEKPFSCSHCGKCFAQKSDLVRHQRSHTGEKPFSCLECGKCFRNKSNLVIHERIHTGKKPYSCSECGKCFTQKTELVTHQRTHTGEKPYSCTECGSCFSVKSDLVKHQKIHTGEKIYSCSECGKCFISKSNLGRHERVHTGEKPFPCKECGKCFTSKSDLITHQRIHTGEKPYSCSQCAKCFTDKSYLIKHERIHTGEKPYSCSHCGKCFTVKSDLVKHERIHTGEKPYSCLECLKSFKVKSDLVKHQRIHTRVKPYSCSECGKCFISKVKLLNHEKSHTLEFF from the exons atgaccccgaggatggacgaggacagggatgagaccaccagaagattattccacttggccctggagatcgtctccctgctgagcggagag gattacacactagtgaggaagacaccgggggacggtgtgactcccatcatccatctccaggagtcaggagggcggagcccgggccccatcacagagcctcccccgcactccctgctacatgagaggaacaagaagatcctggagctcagcaacaagatgattgagctgctgagcggagag gttcctataaggtgtcaggacgtcgctgtctatctctccatggaggagtgggagtatctagaaggacaccaggatcggtaccaggacgtgatgatggaggagctccggcctcttacaccacgag AAGGATCCAGGAAGCGAAATCCATCAAAGAGATGTCTCCAACCCTTGTATTCCCAGGACAGTCCAGAGGAGAATTGCGATATCCCGgaagatcatcag GAGGAAGAGCTAACAATTATTAAGGTGGAAGAAATAGAAGTAGAAGACGAAGAAGAAGAAGAGATGAATGATGGAAAAGAGGAAAATCTAGCAGATGTTACCACTG AAAATTCCAGTAAGAATTCAAAAGGAAATATAATGTCATTGCCCAATTATAAAAGAGAAGATGAAGATGCCATACAAGAAAGCTTCATTACCTTTAATGTACATgcaggagagaagccatactcatgttcagaatgtgggaaatgttttagagataaatcaagtcttgttattCATATACGAatccatacaggagagaagccattttcatgttcacaatgtgggaaatgctttatttCTAATGCCAGACTTCGAGATCATCACAAAAGTCACACAGGAAAAAAGCCAttctcctgtttagaatgtgggaaatgttttagagataAATCAAGTCTTCTTATACataaaagaattcacacaggggagaaacccttctcctgttcagaatgtgggaaatgctttacataTAAATCAGCCGTAGTTAAACATAAAcgaacacacacaggggagaaaccattttcatgttcattgTGTCAAAAGTCCTTTACAGATCAATCAGATTTTGTTAAGCATGAGAGAGGTCACACCTCTGCAAAAATTtattgttcagaatgtggaaaatgttttgcacataaatcaAGCCTTGTTAAACACCAGCGACTTCATACAGGAGATAAgctgtattcatgttcagaatgtggaaaacgttttaTAAGTAAATCGATTCTTCTTAAACATCAGAGAtttcacacaggcgagaagccattttcgtgttcacattgtgggaaatgttttgcacaaaaatcagatcttgttagacaccagagaagtcacacaggagaaaagccattttcatgtttagaatgtgggaaatgttttagaaacAAGTCAAatcttgttatacatgagagaattcacactggaaagaagccatattcatgttcagaatgtggaaaatgttttacacagaaaacaGAACtggttacacaccagagaactcacacaggggagaaaccctaTTCATGCACTGAATGTGGGAGTTGTTTTAGTGTTAAATcagatcttgttaaacatcagaaaattcacacaggagagaagatttattcatgttcagaatgtgggaaatgttttataagtaaatcaaatcttggtagacatgagagagttcacacaggggagaagccatttccatgtaaagaatgtgggaagtgttttaccaGTAAATCAGATCtcattacacatcagagaattcacacaggggagaaaccatactCATGTTCACAATGTGCTAAgtgttttacagataaatcataTCTTATTAAACATGAGAGAATCCATACcggggagaaaccatattcatgttcacaTTGTGGGAAGTGCTTTACTGTTAAATCAGATCTAGTTAAACAcgagagaattcatacaggagaaaagccatattcatgtttagaatgtttGAAGTCTTTTAAAGTTAAATcagatcttgttaaacatcagagaattcacacaagagtgaagccgtattcatgttcagaatgtggtaaatgttttatttCTAAAGTCAAACTTTTAAATCACGAGAAAAGTCACACACTGGAGTTCTTTTGA